The sequence tcgTTTTGTCTTTCTCTTTAGTTCTTATTCCGGGTTTGTTGTTTCTCTGAcatttcttcaatttctttctctttttctctgacaaaaaaatgaaattttagatCTGGGTTTTCGTTTCAAGAACGGAAAGAATCCGATGCTACACAGTAAAAagattcaatttttattttttgagatgTTATAATTTTTCATTTccattttgatttcattttttctaaagagaaaatgagTTGTATTGAGGGTTTTAGAAGGAGATTTACATTATCAGATCAAATGTCAATTCTTGACACATCTTTAAATCTCAGAGATCTATTAAGAGTAAGAGATGATCATCATCAAGATAATAGTACTAGTAGTATTAATGGTGGTGGTAGAAATTCACTTGCTGGATTGACACTAGGTGCAGTTCTGGGTTGTGAAGATATTAATGTTCTTAACAATGGCAGCAGTGATGAATCagatcataatcataatcaattacAGCTTCCACAACCACCAATTAGAACTCCAAGTAGAACTCTTCTGGATATCATTAAAGATGAAGAATCAGGAACATCATACAGAGGGCTCAGTCTTGAAGAAGATAACAGCAGTATCATCAATAGTAATAAACAGCAGAAGAGTTGGAAATCATTTAAAGATCGTCTTCTTCTCCGCAAAGCAGCAGGGTTAACATCATCATCTAGTAATCCGATTGTTGTTTCTGATGATGATTGTGGTGGGATGGCGGGGGAATATTCTTCAAGTCCTGTTAACAGTGGAATCAGAAGAAGAAGTTCTTTCTCAGTGGTTTCACCAACAACAACTTCAATTGTTTCCCCAGCTGTTGTTACTGATCATGTCCAAAATGATTCTAATGAGCAACAAGGAAATACAGTTTCTTCTACTctagcttcatcatcttctgaacCAGTTGTGATCATGAGATTAGCAGCTGCATTAGCTGCAGAAAGAGAAGAACAGAGACAACAGTCAgtcttatcatcttcatcatcaactgaTCCCCAGTTACAAGAAAATAGTACTTCTGCTACTGTTCTTCAAGTTCCagaggaagaagatgatcaaCAAGTAAGAGCAAGTAATCAAATCCAAACCCAATCCCAAATTCAGGATCAAACCCAGTGCCTAACTCAGAATCAAAATCAAACCCAAACCCCAAttcagaatcaaaatcaaatccaaaCGCCAATTCCGAATGAAAATCAAAGAGGGGTTGTTGTAGCTAACGAAAATCAGCCGTTAAGGGTTTCATTGATGGCTTTGTTAGAAGAGACAGTGGATTACAATGGACAGGATTTGATGgatattgaagatgaagaaggttATGATCAAGATCAGGCAATTGTGGTAGATAAAGTCCTCCACGGTGATAAAGAAAAAGGATCAGCAGGAATGACTATTGAAGAATACAAGTGCTGTGTGTGTATGATAAGACCCAAAGGAGCTGCATTCATACCCTGTGGACATACATTTTGCAGACTCTGTTCAAGAAAGCTATGGGTTAACAGGGGTAACTGTCCTCTTTGCAATAGTTTCATTTTGGAAATTCTTGATATCTTCTGAAAAACAATCATCATCAGAATAGTGTTATCCATCTAGTAAAAAGATATTTCCAAcagcaacaaaaagaaaaagattaaataaaaagaaaaataacaattgtGATAGAATGAAAACAGAATCATGAACTGGTTTTGTTGTTACTCTCTACTTCTTTGTCTTTCTCTTTGTTTTCAACTGATTTTAAGCAATAATGAAACACTATGTACAAACAAATTCTCAATGTATCTACATTTATCTTGTTGCACATCATTTTCTTTGCCGTTCATGGGGGAATCATTTCATTGGGGGTTTCTTATCGGCTAGTTAGTGGATTTTTTTAGTTTAAGTTGGATATCTGGACGACTTAGAAAGTTAAGGCAATGATTTGTTGTTGTTTAATATATCAATTGCAAGGAAAGGTAGTGATTATTATTGTGTTTTGGATACAACTTAAGAATTACGTCTAAATAGAACTAGATTACTGCTGCAGCAGTGTAGGCCGAGGATGAAATGGAACTGCTTTTTAATAAAATGATACTGAAATTGATCGATTTCAATCGATCTGATGGctattttaaaaaaatttgaactGTGAATCTGTTTGTTTAATGGTGTTTGACTGAAATCTGtaatcaatttgattgatgatcccAAGTTTGagcttaatttcatgaaattgtgATTTCCAAAAAGCCAATTTCAGTTTCTCTGCACAAACATTGTGATGGACAAACTCACCATTTTTTCATCACTAAGGGACTCCTCCCTTTGGTCATCATCCAATTATAGAAGTCGAAAAGCAGAGAAGGATGCATGAGTTGGCGCTTGACAGGGATTGTGGAGACCTGGAGTAGCCATGGCTAACAAATTATTACTGGAATTGTAGAAGCCTGATGGAAAAGGAAGCTATGCACGAGTCGGAAATCTATTTTTGTGGAAACAAAATGAGTTGATGTGGCGACCAACAGGAAAATGCTTATCATGTGATATGCTGAAGTGCAAGTGTTGAGTTCTGTGGGTTAGAGGGAACTGAAGACTTCACTTTTCACGAAAAAGAAAATACTGATGCTGAAAATCCTACATTTTGCAAAGCACCCACACTAAATTGCGCATCAAAATTTTGACAACTGCTTATTCGGTTACCCATGATGCATATACCATGAGCTTTCTTGGCAATGGAATCTGAACATTTATTTTGACTAACAATCACTGTTACACACAATCTCATGACCGCTACGGATCACTGTTTCG comes from Papaver somniferum cultivar HN1 chromosome 7, ASM357369v1, whole genome shotgun sequence and encodes:
- the LOC113296770 gene encoding putative uncharacterized protein DDB_G0288537 is translated as MSCIEGFRRRFTLSDQMSILDTSLNLRDLLRVRDDHHQDNSTSSINGGGRNSLAGLTLGAVLGCEDINVLNNGSSDESDHNHNQLQLPQPPIRTPSRTLLDIIKDEESGTSYRGLSLEEDNSSIINSNKQQKSWKSFKDRLLLRKAAGLTSSSSNPIVVSDDDCGGMAGEYSSSPVNSGIRRRSSFSVVSPTTTSIVSPAVVTDHVQNDSNEQQGNTVSSTLASSSSEPVVIMRLAAALAAEREEQRQQSVLSSSSSTDPQLQENSTSATVLQVPEEEDDQQVRASNQIQTQSQIQDQTQCLTQNQNQTQTPIQNQNQIQTPIPNENQRGVVVANENQPLRVSLMALLEETVDYNGQDLMDIEDEEGYDQDQAIVVDKVLHGDKEKGSAGMTIEEYKCCVCMIRPKGAAFIPCGHTFCRLCSRKLWVNRGNCPLCNSFILEILDIF